A genomic region of Thermodesulfobium narugense DSM 14796 contains the following coding sequences:
- the dnaX gene encoding DNA polymerase III subunit gamma/tau gives MYRKYRPITFDDMIGQDVVKTVLENASKLDDPPHVYLFAGMRGTGKTTAARIFAKALNCTSEGKKPCLNCESCKKFLEGSLDYVEIDAATHSSVDDARSLREMALIAPMSSKYRIFVIDEVHRLSPSAFDALLKIIEEPPPFSIFIFATTEPHKVPKTILSRVLRLDFSPINPELLASYLDKIANLEGYKLEKNLLLAIARRSEGSVRDSLSFLQQIFMLFEKKNLSTRDIYLVLGIPDDEIISNMMQFIYKGDLDNLVNLMDSLRTSSFSPLAIVDSWIYFVLSKINTDTRPLKFIDRLIEAKGDLRYDPNPFMRFELEVYAIFSLLNSNMRVSDESDNRILEKTEDIKEVINKDIKLLTPESSIEQKRVDLSIEQINKAYLKVLEQIKSTNPLLHAKYVAAKPIKFENNKVTFGFSKKESRWHKEQFDSNKEEREMIKIMLSKELGVDVDVASEFIEKETKKDSKAKSSTLTFPDILQHFNAKEIKND, from the coding sequence TTGTATAGAAAATACAGGCCAATAACGTTTGACGATATGATTGGCCAGGACGTTGTAAAAACTGTTCTCGAAAATGCATCAAAGCTTGACGACCCTCCTCACGTTTATCTTTTTGCTGGTATGAGAGGCACGGGGAAAACTACAGCTGCAAGAATATTTGCAAAAGCACTTAACTGTACTTCAGAAGGCAAAAAACCATGTCTTAATTGTGAATCTTGTAAAAAATTTCTTGAGGGCTCTCTCGATTATGTGGAAATAGATGCTGCAACCCACAGTAGCGTAGATGATGCAAGATCTTTAAGGGAAATGGCATTAATTGCTCCCATGTCTTCAAAGTATAGGATATTTGTAATAGATGAGGTACATCGTTTAAGCCCTTCAGCTTTTGATGCCCTACTTAAAATAATTGAAGAACCTCCTCCTTTTTCAATATTTATCTTTGCAACAACTGAACCACACAAAGTGCCAAAGACTATTCTTTCGAGGGTATTAAGGTTAGATTTTTCTCCCATAAACCCAGAACTTTTAGCATCATATCTTGACAAGATAGCTAATCTTGAAGGGTACAAGCTTGAAAAAAATCTACTCTTAGCTATTGCAAGGAGATCAGAAGGTTCTGTTAGAGATTCTCTTTCCTTTTTACAACAAATTTTTATGCTTTTTGAAAAGAAGAACCTATCAACAAGGGACATTTATTTAGTTTTAGGCATACCAGATGACGAGATCATTTCAAATATGATGCAATTTATTTACAAGGGAGATCTTGACAATCTTGTTAACCTTATGGATTCTTTGAGGACGTCAAGCTTTAGTCCGCTTGCAATTGTTGATTCTTGGATATATTTTGTATTGTCAAAGATTAATACTGATACGAGGCCTCTAAAATTTATTGACAGGCTTATTGAGGCAAAAGGTGATTTAAGGTACGATCCTAACCCGTTTATGAGATTCGAATTGGAAGTTTATGCTATATTTTCACTTTTAAATAGCAACATGAGAGTAAGCGACGAAAGTGATAATAGAATTTTAGAAAAGACAGAAGATATAAAAGAGGTTATAAATAAGGATATAAAATTATTAACTCCTGAGAGTTCTATAGAACAAAAGAGAGTAGATCTTAGTATTGAGCAAATTAATAAAGCATATTTAAAAGTTCTCGAACAAATAAAAAGTACTAATCCACTTTTGCATGCAAAATACGTTGCGGCTAAGCCCATAAAATTCGAAAACAATAAAGTTACTTTTGGCTTTTCTAAAAAAGAATCGAGGTGGCACAAAGAGCAGTTTGACTCCAATAAAGAAGAAAGAGAAATGATAAAGATTATGCTTTCAAAAGAATTAGGCGTTGATGTAGATGTTGCAAGCGAATTTATCGAGAAAGAAACTAAGAAGGATTCTAAGGCTAAATCTTCTACTTTAACGTTTCCAGATATTTTACAACACTTTAATGCAAAAGAGATAAAAAACGACTAA
- a CDS encoding YbaB/EbfC family nucleoid-associated protein: MIPGMKKAQQMLEKFQAELASLEVEAKAGGDLVKVVATGDQKIKSITLDPSLKDEDLQTLADLVMVAVNNALEEVKEAGMKKMQKMGLPGLF; the protein is encoded by the coding sequence ATGATTCCTGGAATGAAAAAGGCCCAACAAATGTTAGAAAAGTTTCAAGCAGAACTTGCCTCTTTAGAAGTTGAAGCCAAAGCTGGCGGAGATCTTGTAAAGGTAGTTGCTACAGGTGATCAAAAGATAAAGTCTATAACTCTTGATCCTTCCCTCAAAGATGAAGATTTACAAACTTTGGCTGATCTTGTAATGGTAGCTGTTAATAATGCTCTTGAAGAAGTAAAGGAAGCTGGCATGAAAAAGATGCAAAAAATGGGACTTCCAGGCCTATTTTAA
- the recR gene encoding recombination mediator RecR: MKYPKPLSDLSHELSLLPGIGPKLALRLAFFISQRGEEKNLSLIEALQNLKNIKKCSQCNALSETDPCEICSDPSRNNEILCVVSDVRDLWKIESTKSYSGRYFVLNSLIVPLEGIDPEKAGMTELFSLIRAKKPKEIVIAFDFSMEGQTTSLYIKERLSSQRDQLGYIPQLTRLAVGLSMGDNLGNTDEFTISQAILHRQKI; encoded by the coding sequence ATGAAGTACCCCAAGCCCTTGAGCGATTTGTCTCATGAATTATCCCTTCTTCCGGGGATTGGGCCAAAGTTGGCTTTGAGGTTAGCTTTCTTTATTTCTCAGAGAGGCGAAGAAAAAAATCTTTCTCTTATTGAAGCGCTGCAAAATTTAAAAAATATAAAAAAATGTTCTCAGTGTAACGCTTTGTCTGAGACTGATCCATGTGAAATATGCTCGGATCCATCTAGAAATAACGAAATCTTATGTGTTGTTTCGGACGTGAGAGATCTGTGGAAGATAGAATCAACTAAATCTTATTCTGGCAGGTATTTTGTTTTAAACAGCCTGATTGTACCGCTGGAAGGTATTGACCCAGAGAAAGCTGGTATGACAGAACTCTTCAGTTTGATTCGTGCAAAAAAACCTAAAGAAATTGTTATAGCGTTCGACTTCAGTATGGAAGGACAAACTACTTCCTTATATATAAAAGAAAGGCTCTCAAGCCAAAGAGATCAGTTAGGTTATATACCACAATTAACCCGTCTTGCGGTAGGGCTTTCTATGGGTGATAACCTTGGCAACACAGACGAGTTTACCATTTCACAAGCAATATTGCATAGACAAAAAATATAG
- a CDS encoding SH3 domain-containing protein — MFKIISEEYKDYLLSLGENLILVPQENVGKIIYLKGNIDHIECIRNFRKHLFSREKLIEFVVFLNDNTSFRAISDEKIFLKLHQLAKYTKCESPENISNKNVFSKQYLSLILPKVPIILLILSTLFAFFVFTSKLYNNPSKIFYSEPYISIIYPQGDSIELKDIENGLYLEVESNFNPKEIDILVDGSIVYQKSNSKDVYYQWFPPNPGIYKIVARSQFNGRDIFSKTLTVYAQVPESKSSNQANIEAKSIYKATKIVIGNPVTMYSSPDESVVVGTIDNGSKVEVIERAVSHNSKLYMLKEDLSLYTDGVFINLKKGQLLRLYDFSGDIFTLLYKNSDSIGLVRLQREYLQKVDTEEWYKVIYNKKEGWISSFFTR, encoded by the coding sequence ATGTTTAAGATTATTAGTGAAGAATACAAAGATTATCTTTTGTCTTTAGGAGAAAATCTAATCCTTGTGCCTCAGGAAAATGTAGGTAAAATAATTTATCTAAAAGGCAACATAGATCATATAGAGTGCATAAGAAATTTCAGAAAACATCTTTTTTCAAGAGAAAAACTAATAGAATTTGTAGTTTTTCTAAACGATAATACTTCATTTCGGGCTATTTCCGATGAAAAAATCTTCCTAAAGCTTCACCAATTAGCAAAATATACAAAATGCGAAAGTCCTGAAAATATATCAAACAAAAACGTTTTTTCAAAGCAATATCTTTCTTTAATTCTACCGAAAGTTCCAATTATACTTCTTATTTTATCGACTTTGTTTGCATTTTTTGTTTTTACAAGTAAGCTTTACAATAATCCATCCAAAATCTTTTATAGTGAACCTTATATTAGCATTATTTATCCTCAGGGCGATTCAATAGAACTCAAAGATATCGAAAATGGTTTATATCTTGAAGTGGAGTCTAATTTCAATCCAAAAGAGATTGATATTTTAGTGGATGGAAGTATAGTTTATCAAAAAAGTAATTCAAAAGATGTCTACTATCAGTGGTTTCCTCCAAATCCAGGCATATATAAAATTGTTGCCCGTTCTCAATTTAATGGTAGAGATATTTTTTCGAAAACCTTGACAGTTTACGCACAAGTTCCAGAAAGCAAAAGCTCTAATCAAGCTAATATAGAGGCTAAATCAATTTATAAAGCTACAAAAATAGTAATTGGGAATCCAGTCACGATGTACTCAAGTCCTGATGAATCTGTGGTGGTTGGGACAATTGACAACGGATCAAAGGTGGAAGTTATTGAAAGGGCTGTAAGTCACAATTCAAAGCTTTATATGCTGAAGGAGGACCTTAGTTTATATACTGATGGAGTTTTTATAAACCTTAAAAAAGGCCAGTTATTGAGGCTTTATGATTTTTCTGGAGACATTTTTACATTGTTGTATAAAAATAGTGATTCTATTGGTCTTGTGAGACTTCAGAGAGAGTATCTCCAAAAAGTTGATACAGAAGAGTGGTATAAGGTAATCTATAATAAAAAAGAAGGATGGATAAGTTCTTTCTTTACGAGGTGA
- a CDS encoding glycosyltransferase family 4 protein, translating to MKVAMIAPIAWRTPPRHYGPWEQVTSLLTEGLVKEGLDVTLFATADSITSAKLVSVVPTGYEEDKEADPKVLEYLHISNVFERADEFDIIHNQFDFMPLCYSKLIKTPMVTTIHGFSSEKILPIYKKYNKHVSYVSISNSDRHPDLDYISTIYHGIDINNFPFNPDPKDYLLFFGRMHPDKGAHDAIKIAKFFKMRLFLAGPIQDEIYFKEKVKPYLSEDIKYLGSVGPEKRGEMLSNAICLLHPIYFNEPFGLSVIESLACGTPVLAYNRGSMREIVDESVGILVNSFEEAVEKFGLIYNIKRSDCRKYVEKRFTSQRMVSEYIEVYKRILNSN from the coding sequence ATGAAAGTTGCTATGATTGCGCCAATCGCCTGGAGAACTCCTCCAAGACATTATGGACCCTGGGAACAGGTTACCTCGCTGCTAACAGAAGGCCTTGTAAAAGAGGGTTTGGATGTAACCTTGTTTGCAACTGCCGATTCTATTACCTCTGCAAAACTTGTTTCTGTAGTGCCAACGGGTTACGAGGAAGATAAAGAGGCTGATCCAAAGGTTTTGGAATATCTTCATATTTCTAATGTTTTTGAGAGGGCAGACGAATTTGATATAATACACAATCAATTTGACTTTATGCCACTTTGCTATTCGAAACTTATAAAGACGCCAATGGTTACCACTATACATGGCTTTTCATCTGAAAAAATATTGCCTATTTACAAAAAGTACAACAAACACGTAAGTTATGTTTCTATCTCAAACTCGGATAGACATCCTGACCTTGATTATATCTCTACAATTTATCACGGAATTGATATTAACAATTTTCCATTTAACCCGGATCCAAAGGATTATCTTTTATTTTTTGGCAGAATGCATCCTGACAAAGGCGCTCACGATGCCATTAAAATAGCAAAGTTTTTTAAAATGAGACTTTTTTTGGCTGGTCCTATACAAGATGAGATCTATTTTAAGGAAAAAGTAAAGCCTTATCTATCGGAAGATATAAAATATTTAGGCAGCGTTGGTCCTGAAAAAAGAGGAGAGATGCTTTCAAATGCTATCTGTCTTCTTCATCCAATATACTTTAATGAACCATTCGGTTTGAGCGTAATAGAATCTTTAGCTTGTGGAACACCTGTTTTGGCTTATAACAGAGGTAGCATGAGGGAGATAGTTGATGAGTCTGTTGGTATATTGGTTAATTCTTTCGAAGAGGCAGTTGAGAAATTTGGGCTTATTTATAATATCAAGAGAAGCGACTGTAGAAAGTATGTGGAAAAAAGGTTTACTTCTCAAAGAATGGTAAGTGAATATATTGAAGTTTATAAGAGGATATTGAATAGTAATTAA
- a CDS encoding glycoside hydrolase family 130 protein yields MNLNLYKGSGIVKRYIFNPILTKYDVPYDVSTVYNPAITTYQNKYILVFRAAKLNGRSILGKAISEDGFNFEVEKEPFMVPESDGYFGRYESAGIEDPRITRIGDEYLITYSAYSEYGVRIGLAKTTDFKKVERIALITSADHRNIVIFPEKFGSDYVRLDRPHSDIIPWSIWISYSKDLIHWGRSEILIKPKSYHWDELKVGPGAPPIKTKDGWLSIIHGVYMIMSGSVYRLGVVLHDLKDPSKILGISDEWILEPEDQWERVGYVPNVVFCSAALKEGDFIRLWWGAADSVICTGIAKVDELVEKCLKNKRKPL; encoded by the coding sequence ATGAATTTGAATTTATATAAAGGTTCTGGGATAGTAAAAAGATACATATTTAATCCTATTCTTACTAAATATGATGTTCCTTATGATGTTTCAACGGTTTACAACCCAGCTATTACCACCTATCAAAATAAATATATATTAGTATTTAGAGCAGCTAAGCTTAATGGCAGGTCAATTTTAGGGAAGGCTATTTCTGAAGATGGATTTAACTTTGAAGTTGAAAAAGAACCGTTTATGGTGCCTGAAAGCGATGGATATTTTGGCAGGTATGAAAGTGCTGGTATAGAAGACCCACGAATTACTAGAATTGGCGACGAATACCTTATTACTTATAGTGCTTATTCTGAATATGGAGTAAGAATTGGCCTTGCAAAGACGACTGACTTTAAGAAAGTTGAAAGAATTGCTTTGATTACAAGTGCGGATCATAGAAATATAGTAATTTTCCCAGAAAAATTTGGATCTGACTATGTTAGATTAGATAGACCTCACTCAGATATAATTCCCTGGTCCATCTGGATTTCTTATTCAAAAGATTTAATACACTGGGGCAGATCGGAAATTTTGATAAAACCAAAGTCATATCACTGGGACGAACTAAAAGTTGGCCCCGGGGCTCCTCCTATTAAAACAAAGGATGGTTGGTTAAGTATTATACACGGGGTTTATATGATTATGAGCGGTTCTGTTTATAGATTGGGCGTAGTTTTACATGATTTAAAAGATCCAAGTAAAATTTTGGGCATATCTGACGAATGGATTCTTGAACCAGAAGACCAGTGGGAAAGAGTTGGCTACGTTCCGAACGTTGTTTTTTGTTCAGCTGCCTTGAAGGAAGGTGATTTTATAAGACTGTGGTGGGGCGCTGCTGATAGCGTCATTTGTACCGGGATAGCAAAAGTAGATGAACTCGTAGAAAAATGTCTTAAAAATAAAAGAAAACCTTTATAG
- a CDS encoding CofH family radical SAM protein — MIKNRISISQAKKLFDLPLFELAKLADKTRAEFGHRKVTYIIDRNINYSNVCTSNCKFCYFSVPVGSKNSIRLSKEEIYKRVDEAVELKATQIMLQGGLDPEFRLKDIIEIFKHIKKKYPDLVLHSLSAAEIDHFSKIERISYKDVIEKLKDAGLQGLPGAGAEILVDKIRQEISPKKISSSTWLHIHRIAHYSGLMSTATMVIGFGETIDDRLQHLKKVRDLQDETGGFIAFIPWIFKSKNKTKWENKIDYLKTVALSRIFFDNIPNIGASWLTVGKDVAPVALLCGANDLGSVMLEENVVASAIGQSHRPQSTEELENLIKSAGFESAQRDAFYNIIK, encoded by the coding sequence ATGATAAAAAACAGGATAAGCATATCACAGGCAAAAAAGCTTTTTGATCTGCCATTATTTGAACTTGCAAAATTGGCTGACAAAACAAGGGCTGAATTCGGTCACAGAAAAGTAACCTATATCATAGACAGAAACATAAATTATAGCAACGTCTGTACCTCAAACTGCAAATTTTGTTATTTTAGCGTACCTGTAGGAAGTAAAAATTCTATTAGGCTCTCTAAAGAAGAAATTTATAAACGAGTAGATGAAGCTGTAGAGCTCAAAGCAACACAAATTATGCTTCAAGGTGGCCTAGATCCTGAATTTAGACTTAAAGATATAATAGAAATTTTCAAACATATTAAGAAAAAATATCCTGATTTAGTGCTTCACTCACTATCAGCTGCAGAAATAGATCACTTTTCGAAAATTGAGCGTATCTCTTACAAGGATGTAATAGAAAAATTAAAAGATGCTGGACTTCAAGGGCTTCCCGGTGCAGGAGCAGAGATATTGGTAGACAAAATTAGACAAGAAATTAGTCCAAAAAAGATCTCATCTTCTACGTGGTTACATATTCATAGAATCGCTCACTATTCAGGTCTAATGAGTACTGCTACCATGGTAATAGGCTTCGGCGAGACGATCGACGATAGACTGCAACATCTTAAAAAGGTAAGAGATCTCCAAGATGAAACTGGCGGATTTATAGCATTTATCCCCTGGATCTTTAAATCAAAAAACAAAACAAAATGGGAAAACAAAATTGATTACCTTAAAACCGTAGCTCTATCAAGAATATTTTTTGACAATATACCAAACATAGGTGCGTCGTGGCTTACAGTAGGAAAAGACGTAGCGCCAGTTGCCCTACTTTGCGGAGCAAACGATTTAGGGTCAGTGATGCTTGAAGAAAACGTTGTTGCAAGTGCAATAGGACAAAGTCATAGGCCTCAAAGTACAGAAGAACTCGAAAATCTTATAAAATCAGCTGGTTTTGAGAGTGCCCAAAGAGATGCCTTTTACAACATAATAAAATAA
- a CDS encoding MqnA/MqnD/SBP family protein: MTTNKNFLRFGLIKFYNFLPVKLGFEKIGYKFFLSDPATLNNMLLNNELDVATISSVTWINNQDLLKPILPFGLSCFGPVLSTFLVSNEPIEKLDKKVIRLSCTSNTINNIVVCILRKFYKIDPIFSKDSNDFCAQVIIGDDALNFIENKNNNFIYDVSELWRQYTNLPTVFSLLAARRDIKNDLLLDFIKTYSLALKFAEIEKNNLDWKYKKISSKEYYSNLSYILDTNDLKGLFELEKIIKSLDY, from the coding sequence ATGACAACTAACAAGAATTTTTTAAGATTTGGTTTGATAAAGTTTTACAATTTTTTGCCAGTAAAGCTGGGATTCGAAAAAATTGGTTATAAATTTTTCTTGTCGGATCCTGCAACCCTAAACAATATGTTGTTAAACAATGAGTTAGATGTTGCAACAATATCCTCAGTTACGTGGATCAATAACCAAGACCTACTTAAGCCAATCTTGCCATTTGGGCTCTCTTGTTTTGGACCAGTTCTTAGTACTTTTCTTGTGTCAAACGAACCCATTGAAAAGCTTGACAAAAAGGTAATAAGGCTATCATGCACATCAAACACTATTAACAACATAGTAGTATGTATACTTAGAAAGTTTTACAAAATCGATCCTATATTTTCTAAGGATTCAAATGACTTTTGTGCACAGGTTATTATTGGAGACGATGCCCTAAACTTTATAGAAAACAAAAATAATAATTTTATCTACGACGTCTCAGAACTTTGGAGACAATACACAAATTTGCCCACTGTTTTTTCACTTCTTGCCGCAAGAAGAGATATTAAAAACGACCTTTTATTAGACTTTATTAAAACATATTCGCTTGCCCTAAAATTCGCTGAGATAGAGAAAAATAATTTAGACTGGAAATATAAAAAAATATCTTCAAAGGAATATTATTCAAATCTATCATATATCCTTGATACTAATGACCTGAAAGGACTGTTTGAATTAGAAAAAATAATAAAAAGCTTAGATTACTAG
- a CDS encoding radical SAM protein, whose protein sequence is MNRADLKYLIDNPIDLFNEANKKKNSLYGKNVFFAKNIHLNLTNICVERCGFCPFARNKNDLDAYKLTPDLVVSKLQNLTWLSEVHITSGLNPDLKWNEVLKILDSIKNTLPKVTIKSLTAVEVEFYAKEENKPIEGIIEDLLNHGSVSLTGGGAEILKDSMRSKLLTKKTSPKMWLKIHEIAHKMGLKSNATILYGHFETFDDILDHLSLLEELQQKTGGFQAFIPLKFQPLNTKFRHIKPATSIKTLKTIAISRLVLSIPHIKAYWPSIGQDCALMALWAGADDLEGTLVDEKIMHEGGSPEPGGLSAESLKNMITDIGLVPFERNSLYEKIG, encoded by the coding sequence ATGAATAGAGCAGACTTAAAATACTTAATAGACAATCCAATCGATTTGTTCAACGAAGCCAACAAAAAGAAAAATTCTTTGTATGGCAAAAACGTCTTCTTCGCAAAGAATATTCATCTAAATCTCACTAATATTTGCGTAGAAAGATGTGGGTTTTGCCCTTTTGCTAGAAATAAAAACGATCTTGATGCATATAAGCTGACGCCAGATCTAGTTGTCTCTAAATTACAAAATCTAACATGGTTAAGTGAGGTCCACATTACATCAGGTCTTAATCCTGATTTGAAGTGGAATGAAGTACTTAAAATCTTAGATTCAATTAAAAATACGCTTCCAAAAGTCACAATAAAATCTCTTACAGCAGTAGAAGTTGAATTCTACGCCAAAGAAGAGAACAAACCAATAGAAGGTATAATTGAAGACCTTTTAAATCACGGCAGCGTATCCCTTACAGGCGGAGGAGCAGAAATACTAAAAGACTCTATGAGATCAAAGCTTCTAACAAAGAAGACATCTCCGAAAATGTGGCTCAAAATTCATGAGATTGCTCACAAAATGGGATTAAAATCGAATGCTACTATTTTGTATGGTCACTTTGAAACTTTTGATGACATATTAGACCACCTGAGTCTTCTAGAAGAACTACAACAGAAAACAGGAGGTTTCCAGGCTTTTATCCCTTTGAAATTTCAACCTTTAAATACAAAATTTAGACACATAAAACCAGCAACAAGCATTAAAACTCTTAAAACCATTGCAATTTCGCGCTTAGTTTTATCAATTCCTCACATAAAAGCGTATTGGCCATCAATAGGACAAGATTGTGCTCTTATGGCACTCTGGGCAGGAGCAGATGACCTCGAAGGCACTTTAGTGGATGAAAAGATTATGCATGAAGGTGGTTCTCCAGAACCAGGAGGCCTATCAGCTGAAAGCTTAAAGAATATGATAACGGATATTGGTCTTGTTCCTTTCGAAAGAAATTCTCTTTACGAGAAAATAGGATAA
- a CDS encoding MqnA/MqnD/SBP family protein codes for MKLTVAHSPDPDDAFMFYALTHGKIKSKYEIEETLSDIETLNKEAMNGRYHISAISYHALPYVIDKYDLMSVGSSVGDKYGPILISKKSLTNLEDKVIALPGELTTATLVFRIYSQGHKEVFVPFDQIMEKVINSEVDAGLLIHEGQLSYRNMGLKKIVDLGEWWYERYNLPLPLGGNIVHKSLKNERTSINNLLRESIKWGKAHPQEALNHAMKFGRDLNFEMNEKFVNMYVNDYTIKFQESLYNSLNILYKVAFEKSLIPSIPSIPEEILNE; via the coding sequence ATGAAATTAACAGTTGCACACAGCCCAGATCCTGATGATGCATTTATGTTTTATGCATTAACACACGGGAAAATCAAATCAAAATACGAAATTGAAGAAACACTGTCAGATATAGAGACCCTTAACAAGGAGGCTATGAATGGACGTTATCACATTAGTGCGATTTCTTATCATGCTTTGCCATACGTTATAGACAAGTACGATCTCATGAGCGTAGGCTCAAGTGTAGGCGACAAATATGGTCCAATACTTATCTCAAAAAAAAGTCTCACAAATCTTGAAGACAAAGTAATTGCCCTTCCAGGAGAGTTAACCACTGCAACTTTAGTCTTTCGCATATATTCACAAGGTCACAAGGAAGTGTTCGTGCCTTTTGATCAAATAATGGAAAAGGTTATTAACTCAGAAGTGGATGCAGGTTTATTAATTCATGAAGGGCAGCTTTCTTATAGAAACATGGGATTAAAAAAGATAGTAGATCTTGGAGAGTGGTGGTATGAAAGGTATAACTTACCCCTTCCTTTAGGTGGAAATATTGTACACAAAAGCTTAAAAAACGAAAGAACTTCAATAAATAATCTATTAAGAGAATCCATAAAGTGGGGCAAAGCACATCCTCAAGAGGCACTCAATCATGCAATGAAATTTGGCAGAGATCTTAATTTTGAAATGAACGAAAAATTTGTAAACATGTACGTAAACGATTACACTATTAAATTTCAAGAAAGTTTGTATAACTCTCTAAATATATTGTACAAGGTTGCATTTGAAAAATCTTTGATTCCCTCTATCCCCAGCATACCAGAGGAGATATTAAATGAATAG
- a CDS encoding TetR/AcrR family transcriptional regulator, whose amino-acid sequence MRTKKTSVIKNRILKSALRLFSNKGYHYTNVDEIVEDSNTSKGAFYFYFPGKKDLVIKLVEELSDQLIKKIETKAKGDTFEEIFRSSLKEGFRILDKYRELTKFIFIEAFSLGPQFEEQRFSVRKKLEKLFCNMLSDQRFEEIEKYIVVTIIVGAITEFVIDSITSDKSLAEISDLFIEKLLKIVKK is encoded by the coding sequence ATGAGAACTAAAAAAACTTCTGTTATAAAAAATAGAATACTAAAAAGCGCTTTAAGACTTTTTTCAAACAAAGGATATCATTATACAAACGTTGATGAGATTGTAGAAGACTCAAATACCTCTAAAGGAGCATTTTACTTCTATTTCCCGGGAAAAAAAGACCTGGTAATAAAACTAGTTGAAGAGTTAAGCGATCAACTTATCAAAAAAATTGAAACCAAAGCCAAAGGTGATACTTTTGAAGAAATTTTTAGATCGTCTTTAAAAGAGGGTTTTAGAATACTAGACAAGTATCGTGAATTAACAAAATTCATCTTCATTGAAGCCTTTAGTCTTGGTCCTCAGTTTGAAGAGCAAAGATTTTCTGTGAGAAAAAAGTTAGAAAAGCTATTTTGCAATATGCTTTCTGATCAAAGATTTGAAGAAATTGAAAAGTATATTGTTGTAACAATTATCGTTGGTGCAATAACAGAGTTTGTAATCGATTCTATTACATCCGACAAATCACTTGCCGAAATATCAGATCTTTTTATTGAAAAATTGTTGAAAATAGTAAAAAAATAA
- a CDS encoding glycoside hydrolase family 130 protein gives MGTHALFKRYEGNPIITAEDVSCEAHTVFNPAAAKFENKVILVLRVEEQRGFSYLIRAFSEDGINNWKIDDKPFMIHEPQMGEQFWGLEDPRITYMEEFDQYYLTYVSFAPGGPQLSLVTTRDFERICRHGNLFYPDNKDGAFYPKRFNGRWALIHRPYARGRAEIWLSFTPDLKHYGDHTCIIPVREGWWDCTRVGMGPPPIETPEGWLLIYHGVRTTASGSLYRVGLALFDLDDPTKLICRTNRWVLAPETPYELIGDVPGVCFPCGAICDENTREIMLYYGGADTSTCVAFSTIDDILDFIKEDQKIGRTFYSL, from the coding sequence ATGGGTACTCATGCTCTCTTTAAAAGATATGAAGGAAATCCTATTATTACAGCAGAGGATGTTTCCTGCGAAGCTCACACCGTTTTTAATCCTGCAGCTGCAAAGTTTGAGAACAAAGTTATTCTTGTTTTGAGAGTAGAGGAGCAAAGAGGATTTTCTTATCTCATAAGAGCCTTTAGCGAGGACGGCATTAACAACTGGAAAATTGACGATAAACCTTTTATGATTCATGAACCCCAGATGGGAGAACAGTTCTGGGGGCTAGAAGATCCCAGGATAACTTACATGGAAGAATTCGATCAATATTATCTGACTTATGTTTCGTTTGCGCCAGGTGGTCCACAACTTTCTTTAGTTACTACTAGAGATTTTGAAAGAATATGTAGGCACGGCAATCTTTTTTATCCGGATAACAAAGATGGTGCTTTTTATCCAAAAAGATTCAATGGCAGATGGGCTTTGATCCATAGACCATACGCAAGAGGAAGGGCTGAAATATGGCTTTCTTTTACCCCTGACCTAAAGCACTATGGTGATCATACCTGTATTATACCAGTAAGAGAGGGTTGGTGGGATTGTACTAGGGTTGGTATGGGACCACCACCAATAGAGACCCCTGAAGGGTGGCTTTTAATATATCATGGAGTTAGAACTACTGCTTCTGGATCTCTTTATAGGGTTGGATTAGCTTTGTTTGATTTAGACGATCCTACCAAGCTTATTTGTAGGACTAATAGATGGGTACTAGCTCCAGAAACGCCATATGAACTGATTGGAGACGTTCCTGGCGTATGTTTTCCATGTGGTGCTATATGTGATGAGAATACTAGGGAGATAATGCTTTATTATGGAGGTGCTGATACATCGACCTGTGTGGCATTTTCTACTATTGACGATATACTTGACTTTATTAAAGAGGATCAAAAAATAGGAAGGACTTTTTATTCGTTATGA